The following proteins are co-located in the Cupriavidus pauculus genome:
- a CDS encoding high-affinity branched-chain amino acid ABC transporter permease LivM produces the protein MTQATSIARASAPRASASDTLKNAVTAAVLTAILTIPVLGLQLKLDGYKVVLEPHWRPVWIAVALVFLFQLCKPMLLRARGAVKLPAAPAMGARQQRAAVWVLLAVGLVFPFFGSRGAVDVATLALIYVILGLGLNMVVGFAGLLDLGYVGFYAVGGYTYALLNQYFGLTFWECLPLSAGLAALFGFILGFPVLRLRGDYLAIVTLGFGEIIRLLLNNLTSLTGGPDGVSGIPKPTVFGIEMARSASVEGAKTFHDLIGIPYTGQHMVIFLYLLALLLVGFTLFVTSRLIRMPMGRAWEALREDEIACRSLGLNPTRIKLSAFTLGASFAGLAGAFFAARQGLVNPESFTFIESALILAVVVLGGMGSQLGVILAAILLTILPEVARDFAEYRMLIFGLVMVLMMMWRPQGLLPASRPHVELPR, from the coding sequence ATGACTCAAGCAACTTCGATCGCGCGGGCCTCGGCGCCGCGGGCGTCGGCCTCCGACACGCTCAAGAACGCCGTCACGGCGGCCGTGCTGACGGCCATCCTGACGATTCCGGTGCTGGGCCTGCAGCTCAAGCTCGACGGCTACAAGGTGGTGCTGGAGCCGCACTGGCGGCCGGTCTGGATCGCCGTGGCGCTGGTCTTCCTGTTCCAGCTCTGCAAGCCGATGCTGCTGCGCGCGCGCGGCGCCGTGAAGCTGCCGGCCGCGCCCGCCATGGGCGCCAGGCAGCAGCGCGCGGCCGTGTGGGTGCTGCTGGCCGTGGGCCTCGTGTTCCCGTTCTTCGGGTCGCGCGGCGCCGTGGACGTGGCCACGCTGGCGCTGATCTACGTGATCCTGGGCCTGGGCCTGAACATGGTGGTGGGCTTTGCCGGCCTGCTCGACCTGGGCTACGTGGGCTTCTACGCCGTGGGCGGCTACACCTACGCGCTGCTGAACCAGTATTTCGGGCTGACGTTCTGGGAATGCCTGCCGCTGTCGGCCGGCCTGGCCGCGCTGTTCGGCTTCATCCTGGGATTCCCGGTACTGCGCCTGCGCGGCGACTACCTGGCCATCGTGACGCTGGGCTTCGGCGAAATCATCCGCCTGCTGCTGAACAACCTGACCAGCCTGACGGGCGGCCCGGACGGCGTGTCGGGCATTCCCAAGCCCACCGTGTTCGGCATCGAGATGGCGCGCAGCGCGAGCGTGGAGGGCGCGAAGACGTTCCATGACCTGATCGGCATCCCGTACACCGGCCAGCACATGGTGATCTTCCTGTACCTGCTGGCGCTGCTGCTGGTGGGGTTCACGCTGTTCGTGACCAGCCGGCTGATCCGCATGCCGATGGGCCGCGCCTGGGAGGCGCTGCGCGAGGATGAAATCGCCTGCCGCTCGCTGGGCCTGAACCCCACGCGCATCAAGCTGTCCGCGTTCACGCTGGGCGCGTCGTTCGCCGGCCTGGCCGGGGCGTTCTTTGCCGCGCGCCAGGGGCTGGTCAATCCGGAATCATTCACGTTCATCGAGTCGGCGCTGATCCTGGCCGTGGTGGTGCTGGGCGGCATGGGGTCGCAGCTTGGCGTGATCCTGGCGGCCATCCTGCTGACGATCCTGCCCGAGGTGGCGCGCGACTTCGCCGAGTACCGGATGCTGATCTTCGGTCTGGTGATGGTGCTGATGATGATGTGGCGTCCGCAGGGCCTGCTGCCCGCGAGCCGTCCCCACGTGGAGTTGCCGCGATGA
- a CDS encoding ABC transporter ATP-binding protein, whose translation MLKLENVHTHYGAVEALSGVSIEVNQGEIVTLIGSNGAGKTTLMMTVCGTPRASSGRVLFEGQDITGRNTHEIMRMGMAISPEGRRVFPSLTVLENLKMGGFFASRHEIEAGIEHVFKLFPRLNQRASQRAGTMSGGEQQMLAIGRALMSRPRLLLLDEPTLGLAPLIIAQIFDIIRTIREEGVTVFLVEQNANKALQVADRGYVLETGKVVLADTGANLLANDRIRAAYLGG comes from the coding sequence ATGCTGAAGCTGGAAAACGTCCACACCCACTATGGCGCCGTGGAGGCGCTGTCGGGCGTGTCGATCGAGGTCAACCAGGGCGAGATCGTCACCCTGATCGGCAGCAACGGCGCCGGCAAGACCACGCTGATGATGACCGTCTGCGGCACGCCGCGCGCGTCCAGCGGCCGCGTGCTGTTCGAGGGCCAGGACATCACGGGCCGCAACACGCACGAGATCATGCGCATGGGCATGGCCATTTCGCCAGAAGGCCGGCGCGTGTTCCCGAGCCTGACCGTGCTGGAGAACCTCAAGATGGGTGGCTTCTTTGCCAGCCGCCATGAGATCGAGGCCGGCATCGAGCACGTGTTCAAGCTGTTCCCGCGCCTGAACCAGCGCGCCAGCCAGCGGGCCGGCACGATGAGCGGCGGCGAGCAGCAGATGCTGGCCATCGGCCGCGCGCTGATGAGCCGCCCGCGCCTGCTGCTGCTGGACGAGCCGACGCTGGGCCTGGCGCCGCTGATCATCGCCCAGATCTTCGACATCATCCGCACCATCCGCGAGGAAGGCGTGACCGTCTTCCTGGTGGAGCAGAACGCCAACAAGGCCCTGCAGGTGGCCGACCGCGGCTACGTGCTGGAAACCGGCAAGGTGGTGCTGGCGGATACCGGCGCCAACCTGCTGGCCAACGACCGGATCCGGGCGGCCTACCTGGGCGGTTGA
- the leuB gene encoding 3-isopropylmalate dehydrogenase produces the protein MKIAVLPGDGIGPEIVAEAVKVLNALGENFEMETAPVGGAGYEAEGHPLPENTLKLAKEADAILFGAVGDWKYDSLERPLRPEQAILGLRKHLQLFANFRPAICYPELTGASSLKPELVAGLDILIVRELNGDIYFGQPRGVREAPDGLFQGAREGFDTMRYSEPEIRRIAHVAFQAAAKRGKKLCSVDKANVLETFQFWKDIVIDVSKEYPDVELSHMYVDNAAMQLVKAPKSFDVIVTGNMFGDILSDEAAMLTGSIGMLPSASLDANNKGLYEPSHGSAPDIAGKGVANPLATILSAAMMLRYSLNRAEQADRIENAVKKVLAQGYRTGDILTPGCKQVGTREMGEAVLAAL, from the coding sequence ATGAAGATTGCAGTCCTGCCGGGCGACGGCATCGGTCCCGAGATCGTTGCCGAAGCCGTCAAGGTGCTCAACGCGCTGGGCGAGAATTTCGAGATGGAAACCGCCCCGGTGGGCGGCGCCGGCTACGAGGCCGAAGGCCATCCGCTGCCCGAGAACACGCTGAAGCTGGCCAAGGAGGCCGACGCCATCCTGTTCGGCGCCGTGGGCGACTGGAAGTACGACAGCCTGGAGCGCCCGCTGCGCCCCGAGCAGGCCATCCTGGGCCTGCGCAAGCACCTGCAGCTGTTTGCCAACTTCCGCCCGGCAATCTGCTATCCGGAACTGACCGGCGCGTCGAGCCTGAAGCCCGAGCTGGTGGCCGGACTGGACATCCTGATCGTGCGCGAACTGAACGGCGACATCTACTTCGGCCAGCCGCGCGGCGTGCGCGAGGCGCCGGACGGCCTGTTCCAGGGCGCCCGCGAAGGCTTCGACACGATGCGCTACAGCGAGCCCGAGATCCGCCGCATCGCCCATGTGGCGTTCCAGGCGGCCGCCAAGCGCGGCAAGAAGCTGTGCAGCGTGGACAAGGCCAACGTGCTCGAAACCTTCCAGTTCTGGAAGGACATCGTGATCGACGTCAGCAAGGAGTACCCGGACGTCGAGCTGTCGCACATGTACGTGGACAACGCCGCGATGCAGCTGGTGAAGGCGCCCAAGAGCTTCGACGTGATCGTCACCGGCAACATGTTCGGCGACATCCTGTCGGACGAGGCGGCCATGCTGACCGGCTCGATCGGCATGCTGCCGTCGGCGTCGCTGGACGCGAACAACAAGGGCCTGTACGAGCCGTCGCACGGCTCGGCGCCGGACATCGCCGGCAAGGGCGTGGCCAATCCGCTGGCCACGATCCTGTCCGCCGCGATGATGCTGCGCTACTCGCTGAACCGCGCCGAACAGGCCGACCGCATCGAGAACGCCGTCAAGAAGGTGCTGGCGCAGGGCTACCGCACCGGCGACATCCTGACGCCGGGCTGCAAGCAGGTTGGCACCCGGGAAATGGGCGAGGCGGTGCTGGCGGCGCTGTAA
- the asd gene encoding aspartate-semialdehyde dehydrogenase, producing MIVGLVGWRGMVGSVLMQRMQEEGDFDHIEPVFFSTSNAGGKAPAMAKNETTLKDANDIDALKQCDVVLTAQGGDYTNDVFPRLRAAGWNGYWIDAASSLRMKDDAIIVLDPVNLGVIKDALSKGVKNFIGGNCTVSCMMMGLGGLFQADLIEWMTSMTYQAASGGGAQHMRELLTQFGTLNAAVKPLLDNPASAILEIDRQILSTQHGLSADETKQFGVPLAGNLIPWIDKDLGNGVSKEEWKGAAETNKILGRGEGFVGATGAAPIAVDGLCVRIGAMRCHSQALTIKLRRDVPLDEIEGMLAANNQWAKVVPNTREASMKDLTPAAVTGTLTIPVGRLRKMQMGGEYLSAFTVGDQLLWGAAEPLRRMLRILIED from the coding sequence ATGATTGTAGGTCTCGTCGGTTGGCGAGGAATGGTCGGCAGCGTCCTGATGCAGCGCATGCAGGAAGAGGGCGATTTCGACCATATCGAGCCCGTTTTCTTCAGCACGTCCAACGCCGGCGGCAAGGCCCCGGCCATGGCGAAGAATGAAACCACGCTGAAAGACGCGAACGACATCGACGCACTGAAGCAGTGCGACGTGGTGCTCACCGCCCAGGGCGGCGACTACACGAACGACGTCTTCCCGCGCCTGCGCGCCGCCGGCTGGAACGGCTACTGGATCGACGCCGCCTCGTCGCTGCGCATGAAGGACGACGCGATCATCGTGCTCGACCCGGTCAATCTGGGCGTGATCAAGGACGCGCTGTCCAAGGGCGTCAAGAACTTCATCGGCGGCAACTGCACAGTCAGCTGCATGATGATGGGCCTGGGCGGCCTGTTCCAGGCCGACCTGATCGAGTGGATGACCTCGATGACCTACCAGGCCGCCTCGGGCGGCGGTGCCCAGCACATGCGCGAGCTGCTGACCCAGTTCGGCACGCTGAACGCCGCGGTCAAGCCGCTGCTGGACAACCCGGCGTCGGCCATCCTGGAGATCGACCGCCAGATCCTGTCGACCCAGCACGGCCTGTCCGCCGACGAGACCAAGCAGTTTGGCGTGCCGCTGGCCGGCAACCTGATTCCGTGGATCGACAAGGACCTCGGCAACGGCGTGTCCAAGGAAGAGTGGAAGGGCGCCGCCGAGACCAACAAGATCCTGGGCCGGGGAGAGGGCTTTGTCGGGGCCACCGGCGCCGCGCCGATCGCCGTGGACGGCCTGTGCGTGCGGATCGGCGCCATGCGCTGCCATTCGCAGGCGCTGACGATCAAGCTGCGCCGCGACGTGCCGCTGGACGAGATCGAAGGCATGCTGGCCGCCAACAACCAGTGGGCCAAGGTCGTGCCGAACACCCGCGAGGCCAGCATGAAGGACCTGACGCCGGCCGCCGTGACCGGCACGCTGACGATTCCGGTGGGCCGCCTGCGCAAGATGCAGATGGGCGGCGAGTACCTGTCGGCCTTCACCGTGGGCGACCAGCTCCTGTGGGGCGCGGCCGAGCCGCTGCGGCGTATGCTGCGCATTCTGATCGAGGACTGA
- a CDS encoding FimV/HubP family polar landmark protein, whose protein sequence is MSVSLHRRKDAPTVRQRWSTLAVTAFGLLLAQPAAYAAGFGQLRVQSNLGQPLQAEIDITGVTPEEADSLAVKLAPASAYSRAGLTYLSAISSVRLDVQKRPNGSYVATVRSNQPLSEPFVDILVDMTWSSGKITRAYTFLLDPAGAKPSNQAFSPTTVVQAATPDASPAAAPVPAPAPMAAAPAAPSAAPTPAPARQPRRAAPPAAVGDGVAANGNYTVQRGDTLYAIAGEAAQGQDAVSLEQMLLALYRNNPNAFIGGNINRIKSGAVLKVPSAQQAQSVSPREARREVVARTQGFDSYRSRLAAAAAAKSVEAGSGREQSGNVTARVQDTTVPNAGPRDELKLSKGDKADKGAQAKAEAEVANQRKLKEAESRVTDLEKNISDMQRLMELKNAEIAKLNQGNQAAKAAAAPATAAAGTKPADAAAPAPTVVPAEPAKAAAPSTATPEPAPAATADASAATAATAAAAATAAAASAPAATTPAAAASAPQGAASATAAAPASAPAAARKAPPVVQPIAEPSFADELLANPMLLPGVGVLVALLGGYAYYRRRQKQKAGENTGFGDSILSQESTVMAGGHSLFGTAGGQSVDTSQHSVFGADFRIGNNSPEATEVDPIAEAEVYIAYGRDVQAEEILREALQQNPERQAIRLKLLEIYNTRQDVEGFRVIAEEMFAQVGGQSADWQQVAEMGRKLDPGNALYLSVAPEVMAEADTTTPVADQWRTQDPAQSLQAAPQASAMPDLALPLDAFPAPAPGEPIVAPASASMVFGNEHAEPVARLDDILDEGHDAAHVPALDTPTRSRPLEFDMSALSLDLNPATPDAGGLQPAPLATATYDAPSLAESTVPLPAPTMLQNGKLVEPIDLSRVTSEGLGDATHGVSASTLSATGMDGSRDMQIKLDLARAYIEIGDKEGARELLQEVVEQSDDPLQTEARTLLRDVA, encoded by the coding sequence GTGAGTGTGAGCCTACATCGCCGGAAAGATGCGCCTACTGTCCGTCAGCGCTGGTCAACGCTGGCCGTCACGGCATTCGGTCTGCTGCTTGCGCAGCCAGCCGCCTATGCCGCGGGGTTCGGACAATTAAGGGTCCAATCCAACCTGGGGCAGCCGCTCCAGGCTGAAATCGATATCACCGGCGTGACGCCCGAGGAAGCCGACAGCCTGGCTGTCAAGCTGGCCCCGGCGTCCGCCTATTCCCGTGCCGGGCTGACCTATCTGTCGGCCATCTCCAGCGTCCGGCTGGACGTGCAGAAGCGTCCGAACGGCAGCTACGTGGCCACCGTGCGGTCCAACCAGCCGCTCAGCGAGCCGTTTGTCGACATCCTCGTCGACATGACGTGGTCCAGCGGCAAGATCACCCGCGCCTATACGTTCCTGCTGGATCCGGCCGGCGCCAAGCCGTCGAACCAGGCGTTCTCGCCGACCACCGTGGTGCAGGCCGCGACCCCCGATGCGTCGCCCGCCGCCGCGCCGGTACCGGCGCCGGCGCCCATGGCCGCCGCGCCCGCCGCACCGTCCGCCGCCCCCACGCCGGCGCCCGCGCGCCAGCCGCGCCGCGCCGCGCCGCCCGCTGCCGTGGGCGATGGCGTGGCCGCCAACGGCAACTACACGGTCCAGCGCGGCGACACGCTCTATGCCATTGCCGGCGAAGCCGCGCAGGGCCAGGACGCCGTGTCGCTGGAGCAGATGCTGCTGGCGCTGTATCGGAACAATCCCAACGCCTTCATCGGCGGCAACATCAACCGGATCAAGTCTGGCGCCGTGCTCAAGGTGCCGAGCGCCCAGCAGGCCCAGTCCGTCAGCCCGCGCGAGGCCCGCCGCGAGGTGGTGGCCCGCACGCAGGGCTTCGACAGCTACCGCAGCCGCCTGGCGGCTGCCGCCGCGGCGAAGTCCGTGGAAGCCGGGTCGGGCCGCGAGCAGTCGGGCAACGTGACCGCCCGCGTGCAGGACACCACGGTGCCGAACGCCGGCCCGCGCGACGAACTGAAGCTGTCGAAGGGCGACAAGGCCGACAAGGGCGCGCAGGCCAAGGCCGAAGCCGAGGTGGCGAACCAGCGCAAGCTCAAGGAAGCCGAGTCGCGCGTGACGGACCTGGAGAAGAACATCTCCGACATGCAGCGCCTGATGGAGCTGAAGAACGCGGAGATCGCCAAGCTCAACCAGGGCAACCAGGCCGCCAAGGCCGCGGCTGCGCCGGCCACCGCTGCGGCAGGCACCAAGCCGGCGGACGCCGCCGCGCCCGCGCCGACCGTGGTCCCGGCCGAGCCGGCCAAGGCCGCCGCCCCGAGCACGGCCACGCCAGAACCGGCCCCGGCCGCCACGGCCGATGCGTCGGCGGCGACCGCTGCCACCGCTGCGGCCGCAGCCACCGCCGCAGCCGCCTCGGCCCCCGCTGCCACCACCCCGGCCGCCGCCGCATCCGCGCCGCAGGGCGCCGCTTCGGCCACTGCCGCCGCGCCGGCTTCGGCACCGGCTGCCGCCAGGAAGGCGCCGCCCGTTGTCCAGCCGATCGCCGAGCCGTCGTTCGCCGACGAACTGCTGGCCAATCCGATGCTGCTGCCCGGCGTCGGTGTGCTGGTTGCGTTGCTTGGCGGTTATGCGTACTATCGCCGCCGCCAGAAGCAGAAGGCCGGCGAGAACACCGGCTTCGGTGACAGCATCCTGTCCCAGGAAAGCACGGTCATGGCCGGCGGACACTCGTTGTTCGGTACCGCCGGCGGCCAGAGTGTCGACACGTCGCAGCACAGCGTGTTCGGTGCCGACTTCCGCATCGGCAACAACTCGCCCGAAGCGACGGAAGTGGATCCGATTGCCGAGGCCGAGGTGTACATCGCGTACGGACGCGACGTGCAGGCAGAGGAAATCCTGCGCGAAGCGTTGCAACAGAATCCGGAGCGCCAGGCCATCCGCCTGAAGCTGCTGGAGATTTACAACACTCGTCAGGATGTGGAAGGTTTCCGGGTGATTGCAGAAGAAATGTTCGCCCAGGTAGGCGGACAAAGCGCGGACTGGCAGCAGGTCGCGGAAATGGGTCGCAAGCTGGATCCGGGCAACGCGCTGTACCTGTCGGTGGCGCCCGAGGTGATGGCGGAAGCCGATACGACCACCCCGGTGGCCGACCAATGGCGTACGCAGGACCCCGCGCAGTCGCTGCAGGCCGCGCCGCAGGCGTCGGCCATGCCGGACCTGGCGCTGCCGCTCGACGCCTTCCCGGCGCCGGCCCCCGGCGAGCCCATCGTGGCACCGGCGTCGGCATCGATGGTCTTCGGCAACGAGCACGCCGAGCCGGTGGCCCGCCTGGACGACATCCTCGACGAGGGTCACGACGCCGCCCACGTGCCCGCGCTGGACACCCCCACGCGCTCGCGCCCGCTGGAATTCGACATGTCCGCCCTGTCGCTCGACCTGAATCCGGCCACGCCGGACGCGGGCGGGCTGCAGCCGGCGCCGCTGGCCACGGCCACGTACGACGCGCCGTCGCTGGCCGAATCGACCGTGCCGCTGCCGGCCCCGACGATGCTCCAGAACGGCAAGCTGGTCGAGCCGATCGACCTGAGCCGCGTCACGTCCGAAGGGCTGGGCGACGCCACGCATGGCGTTTCCGCCAGCACGCTGTCCGCCACGGGCATGGACGGCAGCCGCGACATGCAGATCAAGCTGGACCTGGCGCGCGCCTATATCGAGATCGGCGACAAGGAAGGGGCGCGCGAACTGCTGCAGGAAGTGGTCGAGCAGTCCGACGACCCGCTGCAGACCGAGGCCCGCACGCTGCTGCGCGACGTGGCCTGA
- the livG gene encoding high-affinity branched-chain amino acid ABC transporter ATP-binding protein LivG, with protein sequence MSAEMLKVSGLQMRFGGLLAVDGIEFDVRRDEVFAIIGPNGAGKTTVFNCVGGFYKPTAGEVMLDGHSIARQPSHVVARHGLVRTFQNIRLFRQLTVVENLMVAQHRQVKAGLLHGLLATPAYRRAEREALSRAGEWLERMGLTAVANREAGTLSYGHQRRLEIARCMITQPRLLMLDEPAAGLNPQEKIELQQLIDRLRREFNISVLLIEHDMSLVMGVSDRILVMEHGKPIMIGTPEAVRNDTRVIKAYLGED encoded by the coding sequence ATGAGCGCTGAAATGCTGAAAGTATCGGGCCTGCAGATGCGCTTTGGCGGGCTGCTGGCCGTGGACGGCATCGAGTTCGATGTCCGCCGCGACGAGGTCTTTGCGATCATCGGCCCCAACGGCGCCGGCAAGACCACCGTGTTCAACTGCGTGGGCGGCTTCTACAAGCCCACCGCCGGCGAGGTGATGCTCGACGGCCACTCCATCGCCCGCCAGCCGAGCCACGTGGTGGCCCGCCACGGGCTGGTCCGCACGTTCCAGAACATCCGGCTGTTCCGCCAGTTGACCGTGGTGGAAAACCTGATGGTCGCCCAGCATCGCCAGGTCAAGGCCGGCCTGCTGCACGGGCTGCTGGCCACGCCGGCCTACCGCCGCGCCGAGCGCGAGGCGCTGTCGCGCGCCGGGGAATGGCTGGAGCGCATGGGGCTCACCGCCGTGGCCAACCGCGAGGCGGGCACGCTGTCGTACGGCCACCAGCGGCGCCTGGAGATCGCGCGCTGCATGATTACCCAGCCGCGCTTGCTGATGCTGGACGAGCCGGCCGCCGGCCTGAACCCGCAGGAAAAGATCGAGCTGCAGCAGCTGATCGACCGCCTGCGCCGCGAGTTCAACATCTCGGTGCTGCTGATCGAGCACGACATGAGCCTGGTGATGGGCGTGTCGGACCGCATCCTCGTGATGGAGCACGGCAAGCCGATCATGATCGGCACGCCCGAAGCGGTGCGCAACGACACGCGCGTGATCAAGGCCTACCTGGGAGAGGACTGA
- the leuC gene encoding 3-isopropylmalate dehydratase large subunit has protein sequence MAKTLYDKLWDDHTVHVEEDGTTLLYIDRHLLHEVTSPQAFEGLKLAERPVWRISANLAVSDHNVPTTDRTQGIADPISKLQVDTLDANCDAYGITQFKMNDHRQGIVHVIGPEQGATLPGMTVVCGDSHTSTHGAFGALAHGIGTSEVEHVLATQTLLGKKAKNMLIRVEGKLPRGCTAKDIVLAIIGKIGTAGGTGYTMEFAGSAIRELSMEGRMTVCNMAIEAGARAGLVAVDDITLEYVKNRPYAPQGVEWDQAVAYWRTLHSDAGAHFDKVVELRGEEIRPQVTWGTSPEMVVSIEDRVPDPEKEKDSNKRNAMERALEYMNLQPNTPMESIRIDKVFIGSCTNSRIEDMRAAAWVVQKLGRKVAGNVKLAMVVPGSGLVKEQAEREGLDKVFKAAGFEWREPGCSMCLAMNADRLEPGERCASTSNRNFEGRQGAGGRTHLVSPAMAAAAAIEGHFVDIRKLG, from the coding sequence ATGGCAAAGACGCTCTACGACAAACTCTGGGATGACCACACCGTCCACGTCGAGGAAGACGGCACCACGCTGCTCTACATCGACCGCCACCTGCTGCATGAAGTGACCAGCCCGCAGGCGTTCGAGGGCCTGAAGCTGGCGGAGCGTCCGGTGTGGCGCATCAGCGCGAACCTGGCCGTGTCGGACCACAACGTGCCGACCACGGACCGCACGCAAGGCATCGCCGACCCGATCTCGAAGCTCCAGGTCGATACGCTGGACGCCAACTGCGACGCCTACGGCATCACGCAGTTCAAGATGAACGACCACCGCCAGGGCATCGTCCACGTGATCGGGCCGGAGCAGGGCGCCACGCTGCCCGGCATGACCGTGGTCTGCGGCGACTCGCACACCAGCACGCACGGCGCGTTCGGCGCGCTGGCCCACGGCATCGGCACGTCCGAGGTGGAGCACGTGCTGGCCACCCAGACGCTGCTGGGCAAGAAGGCCAAGAACATGCTGATCCGCGTGGAAGGCAAGCTGCCGCGCGGCTGCACCGCCAAGGACATCGTGCTGGCCATCATCGGCAAGATCGGCACGGCCGGCGGCACGGGCTACACGATGGAATTCGCCGGCTCGGCCATCCGCGAGCTGTCGATGGAAGGCCGCATGACGGTCTGCAACATGGCCATCGAGGCCGGTGCGCGCGCCGGCCTGGTGGCCGTGGACGACATCACGCTGGAATACGTGAAGAACCGCCCGTATGCGCCCCAGGGCGTGGAATGGGACCAGGCCGTGGCCTACTGGCGCACGCTGCATTCCGACGCTGGCGCCCACTTCGACAAGGTCGTGGAGCTGCGCGGCGAGGAAATCCGCCCGCAGGTCACCTGGGGCACGTCGCCCGAGATGGTGGTCAGCATCGAGGACCGCGTGCCGGACCCCGAGAAGGAAAAGGATTCGAACAAGCGCAACGCCATGGAGCGCGCGCTGGAGTACATGAACCTGCAGCCGAACACGCCGATGGAGTCCATCCGCATCGACAAGGTGTTCATCGGGTCCTGCACCAACAGCCGCATCGAGGACATGCGCGCCGCCGCGTGGGTCGTGCAGAAGCTGGGCCGCAAGGTGGCCGGCAACGTGAAGCTGGCGATGGTGGTGCCGGGTTCGGGCCTGGTCAAGGAACAGGCCGAGCGCGAGGGGCTGGACAAGGTGTTCAAGGCCGCCGGCTTCGAATGGCGCGAGCCGGGCTGCTCGATGTGCCTGGCGATGAACGCCGACCGGCTGGAGCCGGGCGAGCGCTGCGCGTCCACGTCGAACCGCAACTTCGAAGGCCGCCAGGGCGCCGGTGGCCGTACCCACCTGGTGAGCCCGGCCATGGCCGCCGCGGCCGCCATCGAGGGGCATTTCGTCGACATCCGCAAGCTCGGCTGA
- the leuD gene encoding 3-isopropylmalate dehydratase small subunit: MEKFTVHSGIAAPLDRENVDTDAIIPKQFLKSIQRTGFGPNLFDEWRYKDVGQPGQDNSKRPLNPDFVLNQPRYQGASILLARNNFGCGSSREHAPWALTQYGFRAVIAPSFADIFFNNCYKNGLLPVVLTEQQVDHLFNETNAFQGYQLTIDLDRQVVTTPGGTSYPFDIAPFRKYCMLNGFDDIGLTLRHKDKIKAFESERLTRMPWLGNRLVG; encoded by the coding sequence ATGGAAAAGTTCACCGTACACAGCGGCATCGCGGCACCGCTCGACCGCGAAAACGTCGACACCGACGCCATCATCCCGAAGCAGTTCCTGAAGTCGATCCAGCGCACGGGCTTCGGACCGAACCTGTTCGACGAATGGCGCTACAAGGACGTCGGCCAGCCTGGCCAGGACAACAGCAAGCGTCCGCTGAACCCGGACTTCGTGCTGAACCAGCCGCGCTACCAGGGTGCGTCGATCCTGCTGGCGCGCAACAACTTCGGCTGCGGCAGCTCGCGCGAGCACGCGCCGTGGGCGCTCACGCAATACGGCTTCCGCGCCGTGATCGCGCCCAGCTTTGCCGATATCTTCTTCAACAACTGCTACAAGAACGGGCTGCTGCCGGTGGTGCTGACCGAGCAGCAGGTGGACCACCTGTTCAACGAGACCAACGCGTTCCAGGGCTACCAGCTCACCATCGACCTGGACCGACAGGTGGTGACCACGCCGGGCGGCACCAGCTACCCGTTCGACATCGCCCCGTTCCGCAAGTACTGCATGCTGAACGGCTTCGACGATATCGGCCTGACGCTGCGCCACAAGGACAAGATCAAGGCGTTCGAGTCCGAGCGGCTGACCCGCATGCCGTGGCTGGGCAACCGGCTGGTGGGCTGA
- a CDS encoding entericidin A/B family lipoprotein, with translation MKKIVITLLACLGMLQLAGCNTIAGFGKDTQAAGQALENAARK, from the coding sequence ATGAAAAAGATCGTGATCACGCTGCTGGCATGCCTGGGCATGCTGCAACTGGCTGGCTGCAACACGATTGCCGGCTTTGGCAAGGACACGCAGGCTGCCGGGCAGGCCCTTGAGAACGCCGCCCGGAAGTAA